One window of Populus nigra chromosome 5, ddPopNigr1.1, whole genome shotgun sequence genomic DNA carries:
- the LOC133694171 gene encoding probable indole-3-pyruvate monooxygenase YUCCA11, translating into MEEVVVIIGAGPAGLASSACLNRLDIPNIILEREDCYASLWRKKAYDRVKLHLAKQFCELPYMSYPPKLPMFVPKNDFISYLDNYASHFGINPRFHCYVESVYYDKNASKWCIVVRNNKLNTTEVYIAKFLVVATGENSEGLIPKVPGLDGFEGMYMHSSQYANGKDFIGKDVLVVGCGNSGMEIAYDLLYWGAHTSIVARSPVHVISKEIVFLGMCFLKYLPCRLVDFITTTLSKIKFGDTSKYGIQRPTEGPFYIKAKTGRSPTIDVGAVQKIKTGEIEVFPSIANIKRTEITFENGKSKQYDAIIFATGYRSTVLDWLKDGKDLFNENGMPKLRFPNHWKGGNGLYCAGFSRRGLMGISLDAQQIATDIGLAWKGASK; encoded by the exons ATGGAAGAAGTTGTAGTCATTATAGGTGCTGGCCCTGCAGGGCTCGCATCAAGTGCATGCCTTAATCGTCTTGATATCCCCAACATTATCCTAGAAAGAGAGGATTGTTATGCCTCTCTATGGAGAAAAAAGGCATATGATCGTGTAAAGTTACACCTTGCAAAGCAATTTTGCGAGCTTCCCTACATGTCCTATCCACCTAAATTACCCATGTTTGTCCCTAAAAACGACTTCATTAGCTATTTGGACAATTATGCATCGCATTTTGGCATAAATCCCCGATTTCATTGTTATGTGGAGTCTGTTTACTATGACAAGAATGCTAGTAAATGGTGTATTGTGGTAAGGAATAATAAACTAAATACAACCGAAGTATATATTGCAAAATTCTTAGTTGTTGCAACAGGAGAAAATAGTGAAGGTTTGATACCAAAAGTGCCTGGGCTCGACGGCTTTGAAGGGATGTACATGCACTCCAGCCAGTATGCGAATGGGAAGGATTTTATTGGCAAAGATGTCTTGGTTGTTGGCTGCGGCAACTCTGGGATGGAGATTGCTTATGATTTGCTCTATTGGGGTGCTCATACCTCCATTGTTGCTCGTAGCCCT GTACATGTGATCAGcaaagaaattgtttttcttggaaTGTGCTTCTTGAAGTATCTCCCATGCAGATTAGTGGACTTCATCACAACAACACTCagcaaaattaagtttggggaTACATCCAAATATGGGATTCAGAGGCCAACTGAAGGTCCTTTCTATATTAAAGCAAAAACAGGTAGATCGCCCACAATTGACGTTGGGGCTGTGCAAAAGATTAAGACTGGAGAAATTGAG GTTTTTCCATcgatagcaaatataaaaagaacCGAAATCACATTTGAAAATGGCAAGAGCAAGCAATACGATGCCATCATATTTGCTACTGGCTATAGAAGCACCGTACTGGATTGGCTGAAG GATGGCAAAGACCTGTTTAATGAGAATGGAATGCCGAAACTACGTTTTCCAAATCATTGGAAAGGGGGAAATGGGCTTTACTGTGCTGGGTTTTCACGGAGGGGATTAATGGGCATTTCACTTGATGCTCAGCAAATAGCCACTGACATCGGTCTGGCATGGAAGGGAGCTTCGAAGTGA